Proteins encoded within one genomic window of Acomys russatus chromosome 5, mAcoRus1.1, whole genome shotgun sequence:
- the Slc25a45 gene encoding solute carrier family 25 member 45 isoform X2, which translates to MPVEEFVAGWISGAVGLVLGHPFDTVKVLGFFKGMSFPIASVALVNSVLFGVYSNTLLALTATSHQERRAQPPSYTNIFIAGCTGGLLQAYFLAPFDLIKVRLQNQTEPRVHLGSSESRYRGPVHCAASILREEGPWGLFRGSWALVLRDTPTLGMYFVTYEGLCRQYTPEGQNPSSATVLVAGGFAGIASWITATPFDVIKSRMQMDGLKGRKYKGMLDCMASSFRQEGIGVFFKGMTLNSARAFPVNAVTFLSYEYLLRLWK; encoded by the exons ATGCCCGTGGAGGAGTTTGTGGCTGGCTGGATCTCCG GAGCTGTGGGCCTGGTCCTGGGGCACCCATTTGACACTGTAAAG GTCCTGGGCTTCTTCAAGGGAATGAGTTTCCCCATTGCCAGTGTAGCCCTGGTCAACTCTGTCCTCTTCGGAGTGTACAGCAACACGCTGCTGGCACTCACAGCCACCTCCCATCAGGAACGACGGGCCCAGCCACCCAGCTACACAAACATCTTCATAGCAGGTTGTACTGGGGGCCTCCTGCAG GCCTACTTCCTGGCTCCTTTTGACCTCATCAAAGTCCGTCTACAAAACCAGACAGAGCCAAGGGTGCACTTAGGGAGCTCTGAGTCCCGGTACCGGGGGCCTGTGCACTGTGCAGCCTCCATCTTGAGAGAAGAGGGACCCTGGGGACTGTTCAGAGGATCCTGGGCCCTGGTGCTGAGGGACACCCCTACACTGGGAATGTACTTTGTCACCTATGAAGGGCTATGTCGCCAGTACACACCAGAAGGCCAGAATCCCA gttcAGCCACAGTACTGGTGGCAGGGGGCTTTGCAGGCATAGCCTCCTGGATCACAGCCACACCTTTTGATGTGATCAAGTCCCGGATGCAGATGGACGGGCTGAAGGGAAGAAAGTACAAGGGGATGCTGGACTGTATGGCGAGCAGCTTCCGGCAGGAGGGAATAGGGGTCTTTTTCAAAGGCATGACCCTCAACAGTGCCCGTGCCTTTCCTGTTAATGCCGTCACCTTCCTTAGCTATGAGTATCTGCTGCGCTTGTGGAAATGA
- the Slc25a45 gene encoding solute carrier family 25 member 45 isoform X1, which yields MPVEEFVAGWISGAVGLVLGHPFDTVKVRLQTQSTYQGIVDCVVKTYRHESVLGFFKGMSFPIASVALVNSVLFGVYSNTLLALTATSHQERRAQPPSYTNIFIAGCTGGLLQAYFLAPFDLIKVRLQNQTEPRVHLGSSESRYRGPVHCAASILREEGPWGLFRGSWALVLRDTPTLGMYFVTYEGLCRQYTPEGQNPSSATVLVAGGFAGIASWITATPFDVIKSRMQMDGLKGRKYKGMLDCMASSFRQEGIGVFFKGMTLNSARAFPVNAVTFLSYEYLLRLWK from the exons ATGCCCGTGGAGGAGTTTGTGGCTGGCTGGATCTCCG GAGCTGTGGGCCTGGTCCTGGGGCACCCATTTGACACTGTAAAG GTGCGGTTACAGACCCAGAGCACGTACCAGGGCATTGTGGACTGTGTAGTCAAGACTTATCGCCATGAGTCG GTCCTGGGCTTCTTCAAGGGAATGAGTTTCCCCATTGCCAGTGTAGCCCTGGTCAACTCTGTCCTCTTCGGAGTGTACAGCAACACGCTGCTGGCACTCACAGCCACCTCCCATCAGGAACGACGGGCCCAGCCACCCAGCTACACAAACATCTTCATAGCAGGTTGTACTGGGGGCCTCCTGCAG GCCTACTTCCTGGCTCCTTTTGACCTCATCAAAGTCCGTCTACAAAACCAGACAGAGCCAAGGGTGCACTTAGGGAGCTCTGAGTCCCGGTACCGGGGGCCTGTGCACTGTGCAGCCTCCATCTTGAGAGAAGAGGGACCCTGGGGACTGTTCAGAGGATCCTGGGCCCTGGTGCTGAGGGACACCCCTACACTGGGAATGTACTTTGTCACCTATGAAGGGCTATGTCGCCAGTACACACCAGAAGGCCAGAATCCCA gttcAGCCACAGTACTGGTGGCAGGGGGCTTTGCAGGCATAGCCTCCTGGATCACAGCCACACCTTTTGATGTGATCAAGTCCCGGATGCAGATGGACGGGCTGAAGGGAAGAAAGTACAAGGGGATGCTGGACTGTATGGCGAGCAGCTTCCGGCAGGAGGGAATAGGGGTCTTTTTCAAAGGCATGACCCTCAACAGTGCCCGTGCCTTTCCTGTTAATGCCGTCACCTTCCTTAGCTATGAGTATCTGCTGCGCTTGTGGAAATGA
- the Slc25a45 gene encoding solute carrier family 25 member 45 isoform X3 yields MSFPIASVALVNSVLFGVYSNTLLALTATSHQERRAQPPSYTNIFIAGCTGGLLQAYFLAPFDLIKVRLQNQTEPRVHLGSSESRYRGPVHCAASILREEGPWGLFRGSWALVLRDTPTLGMYFVTYEGLCRQYTPEGQNPSSATVLVAGGFAGIASWITATPFDVIKSRMQMDGLKGRKYKGMLDCMASSFRQEGIGVFFKGMTLNSARAFPVNAVTFLSYEYLLRLWK; encoded by the exons ATGAGTTTCCCCATTGCCAGTGTAGCCCTGGTCAACTCTGTCCTCTTCGGAGTGTACAGCAACACGCTGCTGGCACTCACAGCCACCTCCCATCAGGAACGACGGGCCCAGCCACCCAGCTACACAAACATCTTCATAGCAGGTTGTACTGGGGGCCTCCTGCAG GCCTACTTCCTGGCTCCTTTTGACCTCATCAAAGTCCGTCTACAAAACCAGACAGAGCCAAGGGTGCACTTAGGGAGCTCTGAGTCCCGGTACCGGGGGCCTGTGCACTGTGCAGCCTCCATCTTGAGAGAAGAGGGACCCTGGGGACTGTTCAGAGGATCCTGGGCCCTGGTGCTGAGGGACACCCCTACACTGGGAATGTACTTTGTCACCTATGAAGGGCTATGTCGCCAGTACACACCAGAAGGCCAGAATCCCA gttcAGCCACAGTACTGGTGGCAGGGGGCTTTGCAGGCATAGCCTCCTGGATCACAGCCACACCTTTTGATGTGATCAAGTCCCGGATGCAGATGGACGGGCTGAAGGGAAGAAAGTACAAGGGGATGCTGGACTGTATGGCGAGCAGCTTCCGGCAGGAGGGAATAGGGGTCTTTTTCAAAGGCATGACCCTCAACAGTGCCCGTGCCTTTCCTGTTAATGCCGTCACCTTCCTTAGCTATGAGTATCTGCTGCGCTTGTGGAAATGA